Proteins encoded together in one Shewanella oneidensis MR-1 window:
- a CDS encoding ParB/RepB/Spo0J family partition protein gives MTLKKRGLGKGLDALLSHSHAANKKQTEEVAVVEKKEELIHLDLDLLQPGKYQPRKDMSPEALEELAHSIRNQGIIQPIVVRPVSETQYEIIAGERRWRASQLAGVDKIPCIVKPVPDEAAVAIALIENIQREDLNAMEEAIALQRLMQEFELTHQQVADVVGKSRASVSNLLRLNGLNEPVKRLLEYGDIDMGHARALLAIEGEEQTNLARLVAAKELTVRETERLINQTLNPPKPVETTTKDQDVCRLEQQLIERLGAKVSIAHSSKGKGKIVINYQNLAELDGILSKIR, from the coding sequence ATGACGTTAAAGAAAAGAGGGTTAGGTAAAGGGCTAGATGCTTTACTGAGTCACAGTCACGCCGCCAATAAAAAACAGACGGAAGAAGTGGCTGTTGTTGAGAAAAAAGAAGAGCTGATTCATTTGGATCTCGACCTTTTACAGCCAGGTAAGTATCAACCACGTAAAGACATGTCCCCCGAAGCCTTGGAAGAATTAGCCCATTCGATTCGCAATCAAGGCATTATCCAACCAATTGTGGTACGCCCTGTGAGTGAGACCCAATATGAGATCATCGCGGGTGAACGCCGTTGGCGTGCTTCTCAATTGGCTGGTGTGGATAAAATCCCCTGTATTGTAAAACCTGTTCCCGATGAAGCTGCTGTTGCTATCGCGTTGATCGAAAATATTCAACGTGAAGACTTAAATGCGATGGAAGAAGCCATAGCATTACAACGTTTAATGCAAGAATTTGAACTGACTCACCAACAGGTTGCCGATGTTGTGGGAAAATCTCGGGCGAGTGTATCTAACTTGTTGCGTTTAAACGGTTTAAATGAACCGGTTAAGCGTCTACTCGAGTATGGCGATATTGATATGGGCCATGCGCGCGCTTTACTCGCAATTGAGGGTGAAGAACAAACAAATCTGGCGAGATTAGTAGCTGCCAAGGAATTAACCGTTCGTGAAACTGAACGATTAATTAATCAAACCTTAAATCCGCCCAAACCCGTCGAAACTACGACTAAAGATCAAGATGTTTGTCGTTTAGAGCAGCAGTTAATTGAAAGATTAGGTGCCAAAGTTTCGATAGCTCATAGTAGTAAGGGTAAGGGTAAAATTGTAATTAACTATCAGAATCTGGCTGAATTAGACGG
- a CDS encoding ParA family protein yields the protein MGKVIAVANQKGGVGKTTTCVNLAASLAATKRKVLLIDLDPQGNATMGSGVDKYEVENTAYELLVEEKPFDDIVVKDTAGKYDLIASNGDVTAAEIKLMEFFAREVRLRNALAPIKDQYDYIFIDCPPSLNMLTVNAMSAADSVLVPMQCEYFALEGLTALIDTITKLAAVVNPGLGIEGILRTMYDPRNRLSNDVSDQLKQHFGDKVYRTVIPRNVRLAEAPSFGAPAMYYDKSSAGAKAYLALAGEMIRRSEQNIQVKRA from the coding sequence GTGGGTAAAGTAATTGCCGTGGCCAACCAGAAAGGTGGCGTAGGGAAAACAACAACGTGTGTCAACTTAGCGGCTTCTTTAGCGGCGACTAAGCGCAAAGTACTGCTCATCGATCTCGATCCTCAGGGTAATGCCACCATGGGCAGTGGCGTCGATAAATATGAAGTCGAAAATACGGCTTACGAATTATTGGTAGAAGAAAAGCCCTTTGATGACATAGTGGTGAAAGATACCGCGGGTAAATACGATCTGATTGCCAGTAATGGTGATGTCACTGCTGCTGAAATCAAGCTGATGGAGTTTTTCGCCCGTGAAGTTCGCCTGCGTAATGCGCTGGCGCCAATAAAAGATCAATACGATTATATCTTTATCGATTGCCCTCCTTCGCTCAACATGTTGACGGTTAATGCCATGTCAGCAGCGGATTCTGTGCTCGTACCTATGCAGTGTGAGTATTTTGCGCTTGAAGGCTTAACTGCGCTCATTGATACCATTACCAAGTTGGCGGCCGTAGTTAACCCTGGGCTGGGTATCGAAGGGATTCTACGGACTATGTATGATCCGCGTAATCGTCTCTCAAATGATGTGTCCGATCAGCTAAAACAACATTTTGGTGATAAGGTCTACCGTACTGTTATCCCTCGAAATGTGCGTTTGGCTGAAGCGCCGAGCTTTGGTGCGCCAGCGATGTATTACGACAAGTCGAGCGCGGGCGCTAAAGCATATCTGGCATTGGCTGGTGAGATGATCCGCCGTTCCGAACAGAACATTCAGGTTAAGCGAGCGTAA
- the rsmG gene encoding 16S rRNA (guanine(527)-N(7))-methyltransferase RsmG, which translates to MLSAQLEAYLAEINLPATAEQKKQLLDFVGMLNKWNKAYNLTSVRDPEIMLVRHIMDSLVVSKHLQGDRFIDVGTGPGLPGIPLAIMNPDKTFVLLDSLGKRIRFQKQVAFELGIHNVSSIESRVEAYQPEQKFDGVLSRAFASIHDMLTWCHHLPAEHGQFYALKGQLSDDEMQHIPTGFAITETIELKVPRLDEQRHLLKIIKE; encoded by the coding sequence GTGTTATCTGCCCAGTTAGAGGCCTATTTAGCCGAAATTAATCTGCCCGCCACCGCTGAGCAGAAAAAACAACTGCTTGATTTTGTTGGCATGCTCAACAAATGGAATAAAGCCTATAACTTAACGTCTGTAAGGGATCCTGAGATCATGCTTGTCCGTCATATTATGGACAGCTTAGTGGTTTCGAAACATCTGCAAGGTGATCGCTTTATTGATGTGGGCACTGGACCTGGGCTTCCAGGTATTCCGCTGGCGATTATGAATCCAGATAAAACCTTTGTACTACTCGATAGCTTAGGTAAACGCATTCGTTTTCAAAAGCAGGTCGCCTTTGAATTAGGTATTCATAATGTTAGCTCAATAGAGAGTCGAGTTGAGGCCTATCAACCAGAGCAAAAGTTTGATGGTGTGCTGAGCCGTGCCTTTGCGTCAATCCATGATATGTTGACATGGTGCCATCATTTACCCGCTGAACATGGGCAATTTTATGCGCTTAAGGGGCAATTGAGCGATGACGAAATGCAACACATTCCTACTGGCTTTGCGATAACAGAAACGATCGAACTCAAGGTTCCTAGACTCGATGAGCAAAGACATTTACTCAAAATAATCAAAGAATAA